CATGCCGGGGATGAACGGCTACGATGCCTGCCGCGCCATCCGGAGCGAGCCGTGGGGGCGCGACATCTTCATCATCGCGCTGACGGGGTGGGGCCAGGCCGAGGACCGCGATCGCACGCGAGCCGCCGGCTTCGACCTGCACGTCGTCAAGCCGGCGGAGCCCGCGACGATCGCGGAGATCCTGGCGCGCCCCATTCCGGAGTCGGTCCGGCGCTAGACCCCTACGGCGTGCTGGCGCACGCCTGCAGCGCGAACCCCTGCGCGAGACGCACCGACACCGAGTGGATCTCGTCCAGGTCGTCGGTCACCTTCTTCGTGAAAGTGGCGCGTCCGCCCGCACTGGCCGTGTAGCGGTTGATCACGTCGTCCTCGGAGTAGGGCTCCAGCTCGCAGGTGCCGTTGTCGTAGTACAGCGAGACGTACTCGGTGCCGGGCTGAAGGCCGGTGACGTTCACGGTGATGAGCGTCCCGCCCTGCGGCAGCGAGGTGAGCATGACGCGCCCGCTCACCCCCGAGCCGTTCACCTCGGTGAGCGTGGCGTTGACGTGACGGTCGGCGCCGGTCGCGACGGCCGCCCCGATGGAAAGGGCAAGAAGCGAAAGCAAGAGCACGGTAGCGCGGAACGGCTTCATGGGCTTCCTCTTCGCTCTGCCCCGACGACCCCACGGCCCGGGAGGGTCCCGGGCCCACTCCTGAGTCTCTCCCGACGGGCGTTTGTTACAACGAAGCGGCTCCGGCGAGGGCTGGGGCTCGCCCCGCGTGCAGGCGCCCGCGAACCCCATCACAACGAAGCGGCCCCGGCGAGAATCACCGGGGCCGCCGCGTCCATGTGACTGGAAGGGGGGACTGGGGGAATCGCACTCCAAGAGCCTTGCGCCGCGACCGGCCACGGCCGGCCGCGAGCATCAGCTCGCGTACACGCTCTCGCGCTCCTCCCGCTTGTTCGGCAGCGGCTCCTCGGCCGCCATCTCGCGCCGCCTCGACGTCGTGACGTGCGGCTTCAGGATCACCTTCGTCCAGCCGCTCACCCGGGCGTCGAACTGCTTGTAGGCGTCGGGACCCTCGGCCAGCGGCAGCTCGTGGGAGACGATCAGGGACGGCCGTGCCTTCCCGTGGCGGATCAGCTGCATGAGCTTCCGGTTCCACCGCTTCACGTTGGCCTGCCCCGAGCCCATCGTGAGCCCCTTCTCGAAGAAGCGGCCCATCTCGAAGGCGATCTGCCCCTGCTTCTCCAGCCGGTCGGGGCTCTTCGGGTCCTCGGGGGTGAAGACGCCGACGACGCCGATCGCGCCCGTGGGACGGACCGATTCCACCAGATTGTTCATCGTCATGTTGGGGTGCTCGTGCCCCTCGACGTCGTGCGCCTGGTAGCCGACGCACTCGCACCCCTTGTCCGCGCCCTCGCCCTCGGTCAGCTCGAGCACCCGGTCCACGGGGGACGTCTTGGAGTCGTCGATCGGGATCGCCCCGATCTTCTCGACCAGGGCGAGCCGGGCGGGGATCCGGTCCACGACCATGACGCGGGCGGCGCCGCGAAGGTACGAGGAGTAGGCAGCCATGAGCCCCACCGGGCCGGCCCCGTACACGACGACCGTGTCGCCGGGAACGACGCACGCCCGCTCGGCGGCCTCGTATCCGGTCGGGAAGATGTCCGCCAGCATCACGTAGTCCGATTCCTTGTCGGCGGCGTCCTCGGGCAGGACGAGGCAGTTGAAATCGCCGTAGGGCACACGCAGGTACTCGGCCTGTCCCCCGTCGTAGGGCCCCATGCCGGCGTAGCCGTAGGCCGCTCCCGCGTTGGGGGGGTTCATCGTCAGGCAGGCGCCGGTGTACCCGCGCTCGCAATTCTTGCAGCAGCCGCAGCTCACGTTGAACGGAACGCACACCCGGTCTCCTACCTGGACCAGGCGCACGGCCTCGCCCACCTCGATCACCTCCCCGAGGTTTTCGTGGCCGAGCACCTTTCCCTTCTCGACGTCGGTGCGTCCTTCGTACATGTGCAGATCGGAGCCGCAGATGTTCGTGCTGGTGATGCGCACCAGCACGTCGGTGGACTCTTGGATTCGCGGATCCGGAACATCCTCGACGCGGATGTCGCGCGGACCGCGATAGACGAGTGCTTTCATAGGACCTCCGCCCGACGGGCGGAGCCCGGAAACATCCCGGGCCCCGCTCCCGCCAGCGAGTTGTGCGTTACGGCGTCGCGGTCGCGCAGGCCACCAGCACCTGCCCCGTCTCGGTCCGGATCCCGAGCGAGCCGATCGCGCTCGGGTCGGTGTCCAGACGGGTCGTGTAGTTGAGCGAGCCGTTCGACTTCGCCGTGAAATGGTTGAACGTCTTGGCCGTGTTGTCCGTCTCGAGGGTGCATCCGGTGCTCGTGGACCAGGTCAGGAAGTACTGGCTGCCCGACTGGAGTCCCTCCACGCGCACGTGGACGATCGTCTTGCCGTTGGGGAGCGGCTGCAATACCGCGGTCCCCGAGGCGTTGGACTTGCCGCCCTCGGTGTCCATCACCGTGAAGGTGTAGGTCGTGCTCTTGGGGGATGCCGCGTGCGCGGTGATGGCGTTCAGACCGAACAGGGACAGGACGAGCAGGGGAAGAATCAGCTTCTTCATGACGGTCTCCTTT
The nucleotide sequence above comes from Candidatus Binatia bacterium. Encoded proteins:
- a CDS encoding response regulator yields the protein MPGMNGYDACRAIRSEPWGRDIFIIALTGWGQAEDRDRTRAAGFDLHVVKPAEPATIAEILARPIPESVRR
- a CDS encoding glutathione-independent formaldehyde dehydrogenase produces the protein MKALVYRGPRDIRVEDVPDPRIQESTDVLVRITSTNICGSDLHMYEGRTDVEKGKVLGHENLGEVIEVGEAVRLVQVGDRVCVPFNVSCGCCKNCERGYTGACLTMNPPNAGAAYGYAGMGPYDGGQAEYLRVPYGDFNCLVLPEDAADKESDYVMLADIFPTGYEAAERACVVPGDTVVVYGAGPVGLMAAYSSYLRGAARVMVVDRIPARLALVEKIGAIPIDDSKTSPVDRVLELTEGEGADKGCECVGYQAHDVEGHEHPNMTMNNLVESVRPTGAIGVVGVFTPEDPKSPDRLEKQGQIAFEMGRFFEKGLTMGSGQANVKRWNRKLMQLIRHGKARPSLIVSHELPLAEGPDAYKQFDARVSGWTKVILKPHVTTSRRREMAAEEPLPNKREERESVYAS